The Chloroflexota bacterium sequence TCGCCAAGTGCGAGGAGACCGTAGATCCGAAGCCCGCGAAGTGCTCGATGATCGTGGCCGTCCTGGACGTCGGCGGGGTGCCGCAGGCCGGCACCAGCCAGTCCGTCGACATCTATCTCTCGCAGGGTGAGCAGCCCTTCGTGGCACAGACGGTCGTCCTCATCCTCACCAGCAACTCGGACGGGTCGAGGTTGACGGTGCCGGCCACTGCCGCCAGCGAGCCCGGCCGATGGACCGCTGAGCTGCTTCTGCCCGACGAGGGCAGCTGGGGCGTCTCTGCGAAGCTCGAATACGTCATCGGACAGCCATTCGAAGTCGCGGTCAGCACCGATTGGGGCGGCGTCCTCCCTGCCCGAGCTCCGGAAACCCCTCCGGTGACGGCGCCTCCGGTAGCGCCGGCTTCGCCCGTGCTGCCGGTTGCGCTGGTGCTCGGGGGCCTGGCAGGGGCTGCGCTGGCGGGCCAGGTGATCCGCAACCGGTCGCGACGCCGGACGGCTGGCGCGGGGGTGGCGGCTGGCAGCGCGGCAACGGTGGATCGAGCCTAGGCTGAGCACCAGGAGGGCCGGCCCTGCTGGGCCGGCTCTTCGTTCATGCCGAGGGGACGCGGCTCCGGGATGAGGCGGGTGTGGCGGTGACCGCAGCCTCGTCCGAGAGCGGAACGAATGCGGCGTGTAGGTCGGCCAGCATGGGAGCGGCTCCGCGCTCGGTGAAGAAGGCTTCGGCGGCCTTCTCCGCCGCGGCCGCCTCCGCGTCACGTCCCCCGGCGAGCAGGCCCCAGATCAGCCCGGTGAGCGCCTCGCTGAGGAGATCCCCACCCTCGCGGAAGAGGCCCAGCGCACGACGGAACCCCGCTCGCGCCTCGTCGAGCCGACCGCTTCGCGCCGCCTGGCCAGCCTCGGCGGCAGCGAATGACGCGGCCGCGATGCGTCCACCACGGGCAAAGTCGTCGAGCGCTGTGATGGCGGCAGCGAGTTCCCCTGGCAGCGCGCCTGCCATGGCCGCCAACGAAGCGAAATGAGGGCCGTCGTGGCTGAAGTTCTGGTCCCGTCCCGCGTCGAGACCGCGTCGGGCAGATCGCACCCAGTCGCCCCGGAAGAAGGCGACGCGCGACTCGGTCATGGCTTCGCTGGAGGTCACGAGCAAGCTGTCGAGCTGCTGCGCGGCGCTGGCGGCTCGGGCCAGCTGTGCATCGGCTTCACGCTGGTCACCGCGCGCTGCGGCCAGCGACGCGCGAGCCTCGGCGAAGGACACCTGGTAGAACGCATGGAGTGGCTCGGCATCCTCGATTGCCGCCATCTCATCCATCCACGCGCCCCACTCTCCCGTGTGTGGAGAGTTAATCGCCATGTTGTAGACGAACTGCTGCACGAAGCCCGCGCCGCCAAGTCGGACTGACTGCTCGTATCCCTCGCGCAGGAGGACCATCGCCTCGTTCAGATCGTCCACCTCGATGGCGCCGAGCAGGTTATTTCGTGCGCGCAGCGCGCTGACGGCAAGTCCGTGGCGCTCCGCCTCGGCGATTGCCCCGCGCAGGGTGGCGACCGCCTCGGTCATCCGCCCGGCGTTCTCCAGCGCGGTCCCCTTGTTGATGAGGGCCTCGACCACGGGGAGCACGAGCCCGTGGCGGCCCGAGAGCTCCAGCGAGCGGTCGGCCGTCGCGATCGCCTCCTCGTCGCGGTTCATCATCATGTAGACCCGCGACAGCTCCGCCAGCAGGGCCGCGAACTCGGGCGAGTCGGCGATCGGCTCGCCGTCGCGCAGCCCCTCCTCGAATGTGACGACCGCCTGCGGCTCGAGCTTGGCCGAGGTCTGGTGGCGGCCGAGCCAGGTCGTGGCGCGCACCAGGCCGGGCAGGTCGCCGAGCGAACGGTAGAGCTCCCGTGCGGCGCTGGCATGCTCGATGGCACGATCCATGTCGAAGGTGCTCTCCCCCGACTCGGTGGCGCGCAGATGAAGGACCGCCTGCTCGGCCGGATCGGACGTCACGGTGATCGCCTGCTCGAAGTAGCCGCGCGCCTGGCGGTGCGAGTTGAGCGCTGCAGCGCGCTCGGCCGCGGCCTGGAGCGCAATCCGGGCCTGGGCCGCCAGCGCATCGGCCTCGGCGCCGGCCTTCGAGGCCTGGTAGGCCGCGAAGTAGTGGCTGGCCAGCACGCCGGCCAGCTCGTCGACGCCGAGCGACTCGACGTGGCGGGCGGCGGCCATGTGCCGGACCCGACGGTCCGCACGCGCCAGCGAGGCGTAGGCGACCTCGCGCACGAGCGCCTGCACGAACCCGTATTGACCGCGCTCCGGCGATCGCGGGTCCTGGTCGAGCGCGAGCAGCTGCCGTCGTACGAGGCGCTCGAGCCGCTCCGTCAGCGCGGCTGGCTCCTCACCTGCCACGGCCGCAAGCGCGTCGAGGGTGAAGGTCTGGCCAAGGACCGATGCGTCCTGCAGCAGCGCGCGGTCCTCCGGCCGGTTCGCGTCGAGACGGCTGGCGATCAGCGCATGGAGCGTCTCCGCCACCCCGAGCGAGGCGAGGTTTCCGGTGAGACGGTAGCGGCCGTCGTCGGGCACGATCAGCTCGCGGTCGAGGAGCATCCGCACCGTCTCCACCGCGTAGAGCGGGATCCCCTCGGCGCGCCCCACGATCGAGCGCAGCGCCGCGGGCGGGAGTCCCGGCACGAGCCCCTCCAGCATCTCGCCGATCTCCGCGTCCGCCAGCGGCTCGAGGTTGAGGCGCGTGAGCGTCCGGACGCCGCTCCCCCAGTCGGGCCGCCGCTCGGCCAGCTCCGGGCGCGCCAGCGCCACGACGAAGATCGGTGCCGTTCGGGCCCAGGCGAGCAGGTTCTCGACGAAGTCGAGCATCCCCTGGTCGGCCCATTGCAGGTCGGTGAAGATGAGGACCACCGGCGCCTGCTCGGACATCCGCTCGAAGAGGGTGCGCCACGCCGCGAACAGCTCCTCGCGGCTCTCGGCCGGCAGCTGCTCGATCCCCAGCAGGCCGGCCAGGCGCGGCGCGATCCAGCGCCGCTCCCCGGCGTCGGGCACGAACTGCTCCAGCGTCGCGTTCAAGCGGCTGCGGATCGTGGCCTCGTCGTCTCCCTCACCGATGCCGGCGCGCCCCCGCACCATCTCGACCAGCGCCCAGTAGCTGATCCCCTCCCCGTAGGCCGGGGAGCGGCCCTGGTGCCACCACACAGTTTCGACGACGCCGTCGAGGTACTTCTCGAATTCCCAGGCCAGCCTTGACTTGCCGATGCCGGCCTGCCCGATGACGCTGATCAGCCGCGACTTGCGCTCGCGGACGGTGGCGTCGAAGAGGTCCTTGAGCAGTCGCAGCTCGTCCTCGCGGCCCACGAATGGCGGCTCGAGCAGCTCGCTCCGGCCCGATCCACCGCGCCGTGCCACCACGGCGATCGCGCGCCAGGCGGGGATCGGGCTGGCCTTGCCCCTGAGGGCCTGCTCGCCGGCCGGCTCGAACGAGATGGCGTTGGACGTGGCGCGGTAGGTCGCCTCGCCCACCAGCAGGGTGCCGGGAGCGGCGGCCGACTGGAGGCGGCTCGCGGTGTTGACCATGTCACCGGCGATCAGTCCCTGGTTGACGGCGCCGATCGTCACCGCCGCCTCTCCCGTCAGCACCCCTGCGCGGGCCTGGATCGGGTGCTGTTCGTCACCCAGGCTCGGGACCGCCGCGATGATCTCCATGGCCGCGCGGACCGCGCGCTCGGCATCGTCCTCGTGGGCTGTGGGCGCTCCCCAGACCGCCATCACCGCATCGCCGATGAACTTCTCCAGCGTCCCGCCGTGCCGCTCGACCGCCGCGCGCGCCATCTCGAAGTAGCGGGTCAGCAGCTCGCGCGTCTCCTCCGCATCGCGTCCCTCGGAGGCGGTCGTGAA is a genomic window containing:
- a CDS encoding adenylate/guanylate cyclase domain-containing protein, which codes for MDLAPVICANCGTPNDAGRKFCSECGHGLGVACAVCGTLNAPSVKFCGECGSPMQADAAAAPKASAEPSAERRLVSVMFADLVGFTTASEGRDAEETRELLTRYFEMARAAVERHGGTLEKFIGDAVMAVWGAPTAHEDDAERAVRAAMEIIAAVPSLGDEQHPIQARAGVLTGEAAVTIGAVNQGLIAGDMVNTASRLQSAAAPGTLLVGEATYRATSNAISFEPAGEQALRGKASPIPAWRAIAVVARRGGSGRSELLEPPFVGREDELRLLKDLFDATVRERKSRLISVIGQAGIGKSRLAWEFEKYLDGVVETVWWHQGRSPAYGEGISYWALVEMVRGRAGIGEGDDEATIRSRLNATLEQFVPDAGERRWIAPRLAGLLGIEQLPAESREELFAAWRTLFERMSEQAPVVLIFTDLQWADQGMLDFVENLLAWARTAPIFVVALARPELAERRPDWGSGVRTLTRLNLEPLADAEIGEMLEGLVPGLPPAALRSIVGRAEGIPLYAVETVRMLLDRELIVPDDGRYRLTGNLASLGVAETLHALIASRLDANRPEDRALLQDASVLGQTFTLDALAAVAGEEPAALTERLERLVRRQLLALDQDPRSPERGQYGFVQALVREVAYASLARADRRVRHMAAARHVESLGVDELAGVLASHYFAAYQASKAGAEADALAAQARIALQAAAERAAALNSHRQARGYFEQAITVTSDPAEQAVLHLRATESGESTFDMDRAIEHASAARELYRSLGDLPGLVRATTWLGRHQTSAKLEPQAVVTFEEGLRDGEPIADSPEFAALLAELSRVYMMMNRDEEAIATADRSLELSGRHGLVLPVVEALINKGTALENAGRMTEAVATLRGAIAEAERHGLAVSALRARNNLLGAIEVDDLNEAMVLLREGYEQSVRLGGAGFVQQFVYNMAINSPHTGEWGAWMDEMAAIEDAEPLHAFYQVSFAEARASLAAARGDQREADAQLARAASAAQQLDSLLVTSSEAMTESRVAFFRGDWVRSARRGLDAGRDQNFSHDGPHFASLAAMAGALPGELAAAITALDDFARGGRIAAASFAAAEAGQAARSGRLDEARAGFRRALGLFREGGDLLSEALTGLIWGLLAGGRDAEAAAAEKAAEAFFTERGAAPMLADLHAAFVPLSDEAAVTATPASSRSRVPSA